The following is a genomic window from Candidatus Hydrogenedentota bacterium.
CGCGGTCGTGCTGGTCGGCGGGGCATTGCTGGCGCGCTTGGCCTACCGGGGACCGGTGCGGCGCAATCCGTAGGATCCATTTATTTTTCAGCCATAATGGAGGGATTGCCAGACCATGAACAAAAGAGGCATGGGCCTGTTTCTTCTGGTCACCTTTGGACTGGAGGCATTGGGGGTGGCAGGAATCTGGATGGCCGGAGATGCCTCACCTATTGTTATGCTGATAATACTGGCAGTGATATTGGCGGCACCCGCATTGGGTTTTCTGGCCGCGTCAAAGTTCGGGGAAGACACCGGTTATAAAGGTGGCCTTTGGTTGTGGCCGCTTCCCATCCGCGCGGCTATCCGGCTCGTGGTTGTCATTCCGGCATCCTTTGCCGCCGTCCACATACTCGTGGCAACAGTGTCAGGTATCTCACTGGACTGGAACCTGTACAATGTGATTCCCGAAACAAGCTTTGCCCTGTTGGAGATGACCCCACAGGAGCATTTTGTCCGATCAAGGCTTATTGTGGGGGCGTTCATACTGCTCAATACGGCCCTTGGTTGCCTAATAATTCCCTGGTTTGTCCTCGGAATCGAGAGCGGTTGGCGTGGTTTCCTGATGCCGCGCCTAATGCACTTTGGACGCGTTCCAATGCATGTAATCTCGGGCATCCTGTGGAGCCTGTGGCTACTTCCCCTGACCCTCCCATTTGCAAACCCTTATGAAAACCCACGCATCATAGCCACAATCCTGTTACTCGGCTTCACGCTCAACACATTCCTGAATGAGGCCTCGCTTCGACAGAAAAACATGGGGCTTACCGCAATGGCCTTGGGATTGTTTGCCTCCCATATATTCGGCATATGGTGGAATCTCTACCCATTCAGTTTCGAGGGTTATTTAATGGTGTGTTGGGCTCTGACAGTCCTGTTGTTTCTCGGAGCATTCTTTGCCGGACCGCTATTGGGGGTGAAAAGGGAAGATGAGCAAGAGCCCCCAAAAATCATGCACACTGAAATCCCCTCGGCCTAAACCCTTTTAGAAAACGCCCTGATGTCCGCGTTCACACGGTGATTCCTTCCCTGCGGACGTTCATCAAGAACGGCAACTGGTGCGTTTCATATGCTTCGCGGGGAACGAATGCCCGCGAAAGGACCACGCCGTATTCGAGGCTCAGTCGGGCGGTGGGCTCGGAAGTCCGGGCGATCAACTCCCCGTAGTCGAACGGTCCCCGGATAACGCACAGCACGTCCATGTCCGAATCCGCGCGATCCTCCCCGCGGGCATGGGACCCGTAGAGGATCATCGCGTCCAGCGCCCCGCCCAGCGTTTCCGCCAGTTCGGCGCGGTAGGCCCGCAAAATCTTGTTCCGTTGCATGGGCGTCATGGTCATTTCCTGGCTCCAGTGTAACATAGAACTTCCCCATTTTTAGGTTTCTGGTACAGGCACCGGTTGCGCAAACCGGAGGTGTGGACATGGTGTCGGGCCGTCGGCGCAACCGTTGCCAGTCCCCTTGGCAAAAGTGGAGGGGACTGCCAACGGCGTGGTCCATGGTCATGGCACGGAGAACTTGACTGTGTCCGCGCCGGTGGCGGTACCCGGTCGTTGAAGAACAGGTCCATCCGTCTCCCCCGTCCCGTTCCCCGCCCGGTCCCGAATTTCACACTACGCACAGGGGCATGCTATAATCCGTCCCATTCACGCCGTCCACCATTCCCGGGGCAAATCTGCCCGCCGGACGGCTCATTGGGGCTGCGGCCCGGGTCTTCTCAAACCGTAAAGGGTGAACTGCAATGGCCAAAAAACTGATGGTTGTCCCGGACAAGGTGCGCAAAAGCGGCACGCTGAACCTCGGCAAAATCCCGGTGAACACCTACAGCCGCAGCATCGGGGAGGAGATTAAGTCGGATTCCGGCGTGACGCTGGAAACCTGCCTGCGGGTGTACCGCGACATGGCGCTGGTCCGCGAGTTTGAGACGATGCTGGACAACATCAAGAAACTGGGCGCGTACCAGGGCATCGAGTACAACCACGCGGGCCCGGCGCACCTGAGCATCGGCCAGGAGGGCGCGGCGGTCGGCGAGGCGCTTTGCCTGGGCGTGAACGACCACATTTTCGGCAGCCACCGCAGCCACGGCGAAATCATCGCCAAGGGCCTGCGCGCGGTGCAGGACATGACGGGCAATACGCTGCTGGGGATGATGAAGGGCTATTTCAACGGCGTGCCCCTGGCGGTGGTGGAGAAGAACGAGCCGAACTGGGAGGGCCTGAGCCTCACGCCGAAGGGGAAGAAGAAGCCCGCCCTGGCCACCTGCGCCGAGGAGGAGCTGGGCGTTGACTTCCTGCTGTACGGCCTGCTGGCCGAGGTCTTCGGCCGCGAGACGGGCTTCAACAAGGGCATGGGCGGCTCGATGCACGCCTTCTGCCTGCCCTTCGGCGTGTATCCGGCGAACGCCATCGTGGGCGGCAGCGCGGACATCGCCACGGGCGCGGCGCTGTACAAGCGCATCCGCGGCCTGGAGGGCATCGTGGTGGCGAACATCGGCGACGCGTCCATCGGCTGCGGGCCGGTGTGGGAGGCCCTGGGCTTCTCGTGCATGGCGCAGTTCAAGAACCTGTGGCCCGAGCACGCGCGGGGCGGCCTGCCGATCATCTTCAACTTCATGGACAATTTCTACGGCATGGGCGGCCAGCCCATCGGCGAGACGGCGGGCTTCGACCGGCTGGCCCGCGTGGGCGCGGCGCTAAACCCGGACAACATGCACGCCGAGGTGGTGGACGGGAACAACCCGCTGGCGCTGGCGGACGCGTACCGCCGCAAGATGGAAATCATCCGCCGCGGCGACGGCCCGGTCTTCCTGGACGTGCTGTGCTACCGGCAGGCGGGCCACTCGCCCAGCGACCAGTCGGCCTACCGTGAGCGCGACGAGATTGACCTGTGGCGCGCCGTGGACCCGCTCACGGAGTTCGGCGGGAAGCTGGTGAGGGAGGGGCTGGCAACGGAGGCGCAGCTCCAGAGTGTGCGCGAGTACGCCACGCGCAAGGTCACCAAGGCCTGCCGCCTCGCCGTGAGCGAGCAGACCTCGCCGCGCATGGTCCTGACACCCCACCAGGGCGTGTCACAGATGATGTTCACCGACGAGGAGGAGAAGGAGCTTCCCGGCCTGGCGCGCAAGGAAGACCTGCTGCTGCCCGTCGAGGAGAACCCCCGGACCAAGTCCATCGCGAAGAAGTCGCGCAGCGGCGTCGCGGAGGACGGCTCCATCCTGAAGGCCACGAAGGCGGTCACCTTCGGCGAGTCCCTCTTCGAGGTGGTGCTGCACCACTTCGCCAACGACTCGCGGGTCATCGCCTACGGCGAGGAGAACCGCGACTGGGGCGGCGCCTTCGCCGTGTACCAGGGGCTGACGGAGGCGCTTCCGTACAACCGGCTCTTCAACTCGCCCATCTCCGAGGCGGCCATCGTCGGCACGGCGGTCGGCGCGGCCATGGAGGGCGGGCGCCCCATCGTCGAGCTGATGTACTGCGACTTCATGGGCCGCGCGGGGGACGAGGTCTTCAACCAGATGCCCAAGTGGCAGGCCATGTCCGCCGGGCTGCTGCGGCTGCCCATCGTGCTGCGGGTCTCCGTGGGCGCGAAGTACGGCGCGCAGCACTCGCAGGACTGGACGGCGCTCTGCGCGCACGTCCCCGGGCTGAAGGTCATCTTCCCGGCGACGCCGTACAGCGCCAAGGGGCTGCTGGCCGCCGCGCTGCGCGGGAACGACCCGGTGGTCTTCTTCGAGAGCCAGCGCCTGTACAACCAGGTGGAAATCTTCGAGCCCGGCGGCGTGCCGGAGGGCTACTACACCCTGCCCATCGGCGAGCCCGCCGTGATGAAGTCCGGCGGCGACCTGACCATTCTCACCTTCGGCGCCACCCTGTACCGCGCCATGGACGCGGCGAAGCGCTTCGAGAGCGAGTTCGGCGTTTCCGTCGAGGTGATTGACGGGCGCACCCTGGTGCCCTTCAACTACGCCGCCGTGCTGGAGTCCGTGAAAAAGACCGGCAAGGTCATCGTGGCCAGCGACGCCTGCGAGCGCGGCAGCTACGCCCACACCGTCGCCGGACAGCTCACGCAGATGGCCTTCGACGACCTCGACGCGCCGGTGTGCGTCATCGGCGCGCAGAATTGGATCGTGCCCCCGGCGGAGATGGAGGAAGAGTATTTCCCGCAGGCGTTCAGTTTCCTCGACGCCTACCACCAGCAGATCAAGCCCCTGCCCGGCTACACGCCGGTCATCAACCGCACGCCGGAGGAGATGGTCGCGCTCAACCGGCGCGGCATCTGACGGGAAGCGAACTGGAACTTGCCGCGGGCCGGGCGCGCGTGGACGTGTCCGGCCCGCGCTGTGTTTATGCGGGGACGGACCGCATGGAAGCCGTGGACGAGATGGACGAAGTGGACGAAGTGGACAACCGGCGGGTATGCTGTGCCTGTTTGCGCGCGGTGACCGCGCGAAACGCCAATCCAAACCAATCCAAGGAACTTTTCCATGAGCCAGTCTGATACCCGGCCGGGACTCAGCCGCCGGGATTTTTTGCGCCGGGGCGCGGCCGCGGCGGCGGGCGCCGCGGCGTTTCCGCTGATTGTGCCGGGCCGCGCGCTGGGTCTCGGGGGCGCGGTTTCGGCCAACAGCCGGATCACGGTGGGTTTCATCGGCATGGGGAAAATGGCGAGGGGCCACTTGGGGAGTTTTCTGGCGGACCCGGAGTGCCAGGTGCTGTCGCTGTGCGACGTGGAGCGGGGCCGGCTGGAGAGCCAGGCGGCGCGGGTGAACGCGCACTACGCCGCCGCGTCCGGCCAGGGCGGATACAGCGCGTGCGACGTGTACGGCGACTTCCGCGCCCTGTGCGCCAGGCCGGACATTGACGCGGTGGTCATCGCCACGCCGAACCACTGGCACGCGCTGAACGCCGTCGAGGCGCTGAAGAACGGCAAGGACGTGTATCTGGAGAAACCCCTCGCCCGGACCGTCAACGAGGGGAAGGCGCTGGTCCGCGCGGCGCGCCGTTACGGGCGCATTCTCCAGACGGGCAGCCAGCAGCGCTCGGACACGGCGTTCCGGCAGGCCTGCGAACTGGTCCGGAACGGGCGCATCGGCGGGGTGCGCGAGGTGTATGTGAACGTGGGCGGGCCGCCGCAGGAGGACAACCTGCCGCCGGAGCCCGTGCCCGAGGGGTTGGACTGGGAGATGTGGCTCGGCCCGTGCATGTGGCGGCCCTACTCGTCCGTGCTGGCGCCGCCGGAAAGTTTTGACGGCTGGCCGGAATGGCGCTATTACCGCCCCTTTGCCGGGGGCGCCATGACGGACTGGGGCGCGCACCACTATGACATCGCGCAGTGGGGACTGGGCATGGACGGAAGCGGGCCGGTGGAGGTCATCCCCCCCAACCCGGACAATCCGGAGGTCACGCGCATCACCCACGTCTACGCGAACGGGGTGCGGATGTTCCATGGCGGCGCGGGCACAGGCGCGGGCGTGGAGTTCGTGGGCACGGAGGGGCGCGTTCGGGTGAACCGCAGCCAGTTCCTGGAGACGGAGCCGGGCCGCCTGAAACATGAGATTATCGGCCCGAACGAGACGCGCCTTTATAGTAGCCCGGACCACCGCAGAAACTTTTTGGAGGCCGTGCGCACACGGCGCGAGCCCATTTGCCCCGTGGAGGTGGGCCACCGGTCGGCCACGGTCTGCCATCTGGCGAACATCGCCCACTGGCTGCGGCGGCCCCTGAAATGGGACCCCGTCCTCGAGGAATTCCCGGACGACCCCGAAGCGAACCGCCTGCTTGGCCGCCCCATGCGCGCCCCGTGGCAATTGATATGAGGGGGGACGGCAAGATGAAAACACGCATGAATACCCTCCTGATACTGGGCCTTGTCGCCCTGTGCGGCGCGGCCCGCGCGGACAGTGTGGACACGGCGCTGGAGGCGCTGAAATCTTGGTCTTACGGGCAGGACTTCACGGCCTGCCAGACGATTCTGGACGCCGTGGTGGATGCGCAGCGCGACCCCGCGGCGCGGGCCGCACTCGCCGCGCGACTGGCCGCCGCCCTCCCCGCCACGCCCTATGACGGGCAGAAGTTCCTCTTCGAGCAACTCTATATTGTCGGCACGGAGAACGAGACGGAGGCACTGGCACCCTTCCTCACCGACGAGCGGCTGTCGCCGCTGGCGCGGTACGCACTGGAGCGGATTCCCGGCGAAAAGGTGGATCGCGCGCTGGCCGCGGCGGCGGGAAAGGCGCAGGGCGCGGCGCTGGCGGGCATTCTGGACTCGCTGGCCAGCCGGGACAACCCGGCGCACACGGCGCTGATTGCGGCGCATCTGGCGGACCGCGACCCCGTGGCCGCCCGCGCGGCGGTGGACGCGCTGGGGAAACTGGGCGGTCCGGCGGCGGTGGCCGCGCTGGAGAACGCCCTGAAACGCCCGCCCCGGCGGCTGCGCCCCGCGCTGGTGGACGCCCTGCTGGCCTGCGCCGACAAGGCCGCCCGGACCGGGAACACCGCGTCCGCCGTGGAGATTCACACCCGGCTGCTGACGCAGATGGAGGACTCCCCCGTGCGGGTGGCGGCCTTCTGCGGACTGGTCCGCCACGGCGGGACCACGGGCCTCGGCAGGCTCATCACCGCGCTTTCCGGCGCGGACCTGACACTGCGCGCGCCCGCGCTGTCCCTGCTCCGCGAGGTGCCCGGCGACGACATTACCGGCGCGGGGGTCTCCGCCCTGGAGACGGCGGAGCCGTCCATGCTGCCCCTGCTGGTGGCCGCGCTGGCCGACCGGGGCGACTCGGCGGCGTACCCCGCGCTGCCGCCCCTGCTGGACCATGCCGACCCCGCCGCGCGGAACGCCGCCATTCTGGCTGTGGGCGCGCTGGGGGACGCCTCGGCGGCGGCGCCGCTGGCTCAAAAACTGGGTTCGTCCGGCGGTGGGGAGGAGGAGGCGTTGCTGGACGCCCTGGCCGCGCTGAAAGGCGCGGAGGTGGACGCCGTGCTGGGCGGGATGCTGCCCGGCGCGGAGCCCGGCACGGCGGTGAAACTGATGCAGTGCCTGACCCGGCGCAACGCGGCGGGCTGCGCCCCCGTCCTTTTCGAAATGGCGGCGCGTGAGGACCCGGCGTTGCGCGCCGAGGCCTTCCGCGCCCTGGGCGCGCTGGTCCCCGCCGACACCCTGCCCGCGCTGGTGGACAGTCTGGCCGGGGCCGGGGACGACACCCGCCCGGACGCGGAGCGGGCCGTGGTGGCCGCGCTGCGGCGGCTGGGCCCGGACGCGGGCGCGGCGAAACTGCTGACGGCGCGGCACGCGGCAACGCGGAACCCCGCCGCGAAGGCGTCGCTGCTCCGGGTGATGGGTGAAACGGGCGACCCAGCCCTGCTGGACACATTGCGCAAGGCCGCGCGCGCCATGCGGAAAGAGCTGCGGCTGGCGGCGGTGGAGGCGCTGTCCAACTGGCCCACGGCGGAGCCCCTGGGCGAACTGCGCCGCGCCGCGCGCCGTGGCCGTCCGGAGGCGGTGCGCGAGGCCGCCTTTGCCGGGTTCCTGAGCATGCTGAAGCTCGCCGCGGACCTGCCCCCGGAGGAATTGCTGGCCCTGCACCGCGAGGCCCTGTCCCTGGCCAAAACCCCCGACCAGACCCGTCGCGCCCTGTCCTCTGCCGGGGAGTTGAAGGACCCCGGCGCCCTCGACCTGCTCGCGCCCTTCGCGGCGGGCGAGTTCAAGGCCGAGGCCGCCGCCGCGGCGGAGAAGGTCCGTGCACGGCTGGAGAAGGAGTGACGGCGGGGAAAAGCATCGGCGTTTTTCCTGACACCGCCGCATCCACCAAAAATAACCGTGAGCGCCAGCTTTGTCCCCCTTTGAATGGGGCCGTGCCTTGCCGTAGCCTCCGGCGAAGGCAGGTAGTCGCGAAGCGACCGGGGGATGTTCTTATGGTTTTCAGGGGAAGAGACATCCCCCGGCCCCTCCGGGGCCACCCCCTTCAAAGGGGGACGGGAAATCCCGGCCTCTGCGGAGAGGCCTCTGTCCAGGGGGACGGGGGGAAGCTCCGGACACTCCGGGGCTACCTCTTTCAAAAGGGGATGGGGGAGGACGTTTTTTGGTGTTAACGCGCCGCCCGCATGTTCAGGCTACCGCGCCTCCGGCTGCCAGGCAACCGTCTCCCCGGCGGCAAGGGCCACGGGTTTTCTTGTTTCACCCCAGGCCAGCACGGTTTCTCCGGCGCGGGTGGCGGTGACGCGGGCCTCTTTCAGCGCGCCGCCGCGCCATTCGAGGTCCACCTCGAAGCCGCCGCGCGCGCGGAGTCCGGTCACCTTTCCGTCGGGCCAGGCGGAGGGCAGTGCGGGCAGGAGCCGCAGGACCCCCTCATGGTCCTGGAGGAGCATGCCGATGATGCCGGCGGCGGCGCCGAAGTTGCCGTCTATCTGGAAGGGCGGGTGCGCGTCGAAGAGGTTGGGATAGACGCCGCCGCGCCGGTAGTTTTTCGCGCCGCTCTCGACCAGTTCCAGCATGTTGCCGAGCATCTTCAGCGCGTGGTCCCCGTCGCCCAGGCGCGCCCAGAGGTTCACCTTCCACGCCATGGACCAGCCCGTGCCGCCGTCCCCCCGGAACAGCAGGGACTGCCGCGCCGCATCGAAGAGTTCCGGCGTGGCCGGGGTGATTTCCTCTCCGGGGTGCAGGGCCCACAGGTGCGACACGTGGCGGTGGTCGTTCTTCGGGTCGTCCTTGTCCTCCAGCCACTCCTGCAACTGGCCGTGCTGTCCGATTTGGTTCGGCGCAATGCGCGCGCGGAGCGCGGCGAGCTGTTCGCGGAATTCGGCGTCCACGCCCAGTTCCTCCGCCGCCGCGATGGTGTCGGCGAAGAGCCCCCGGATGATCTGGTGGTCCATGGCGGGGCCCATGACCAGCCCGCCCTGTTCGGGCGAGTTGGACGGCCCGCTGATGAGCCATTTCTGGTCGGAGCGCGGGTCCTCCACGAGGTATCCGGCGAAGAACTCCGCCGCGCCGCGCATCAGCGGGTAGGCGCGGTCCCGCAGGAAGTCCCGGTCGCCGGTGTGGAGCCAGTGCCACCAGAGGTGCTGGCAGAGCCACGCGCCGCCCGTGGGCCATAGTCCGTGGTCACTGTGGTTGATGGGCGCGGCGCCGCGCCACAGGTCGAAGTTGTGGTGGAGCCCCCATCCGGGCAGCCCGTAATGCTCACGGGCGACGTTCGCCCCGGCGAGGGCCACCTCCTCCAGCGCATCGAAGAGGGGCAGGTGGCATTCGGAGAGGTTGCCCGGCTCCGCCAGCCAGTAGTTCATTTCCGTGTTGATGTTCACGGTGTACTTGCTGTCCCAGGGCGGCGTGAGGCTGTCGTTCCACAGGCCCTGCAGCGTGGCTGGCTGGCCGCCGGGCCGGCTGCACGCGATGAGCAGGTAGCGCCCGTACTGGAAGAGCAGCGCGGCGAGCTGCGGGTCGGGGGTTTTGGAGGATTGGCGCACCCGCTCGTCCGTGGGCAGGTCTGGCGGGGCCGCGCCCAGGTCCAGCGTGACCCGGCGGAACAGGCCCCGATGGTCGGCGAGATGCTCCGCGCGCAGCGCGTCATGGCCCCTGCCCGAGGCGGCGGCGAGGATGCCGGCGCAGACCGCCTCCGGGTCGCCCGTCACGTCCCCGAAATCCCGGTATGACGTGGCCGCCGCCAGGTACAGCGTGACACTGTCCGCGTTTTTGACGCGCAGCACGCCGTCCGCCGACGCCACTGTGCCGCCCTCGGCCACGGCGGACAGGCGCGCCTCAAAGCGCAGCGCGCCGGGCACTGCGGGTCCGCCGGGGTCAAAGGCGTAGTCCGCCACGCGGCCCCGCAGGGCCGCCGTGTTCCCGTCCACGGACAGGGTTTCCGCCTGGGTGTGGGGGCTGGTGAGGCGCGCCTCAAAGGAGATTTTGCCGGGTTTGGACGCCGTGAGGCGCATCACAATGGCCCGTGCGGGGTGGCTGGCGAAGACCTCGCGCGTGTGCCGCACCCCGCCCGTCTCGTACACCGTCGTCGCCGCGGCGCTGTCCAGGTCCAGCATGCGCCGGTATTTTTTTGTCTTCCCCTTGTGGCCAAAATCCAGCAGCACGTCGCCGAAGGCCTGATAGGGCAGTTGCCGCAGGGGTTCGGACATGAAATGCTCCATGGCCAGGTCCTGCGCCTCCTTCTGCTTTCCCTCGAAGAGGAGGCGGCGGAGTTCCGGGAGATATTGCGCCGCGCCGGGGTGGGCGTAGTCGTGCGGCTGCCCGGCCCAGAGCGTGCCCTCGTTAAACTGGAGCCGCTCCTCCGGCACCCCGCCGAAGACCATGGCACCCATGCGCCCGTTGCCCACGGGCAGCGCCTCCACCCACTGCGCGGCGGGCCGGTCATACCACAGGGTCATGCCGTCCGCGGGGAGTTCCCCGGCGGCGGCGGCGCAGCACAGCGCGAAGAGCAGGTGCATGGCGGAGGCCTCCTTTTTTGTGACGCATGCCCGCGGGCCGTTCCCCTGATTATAGACGGCGGCGAGGGGCTTATCCAGAGTGGGGGAGGTGGTCGCGGACGGACACGGACGGACACGGGTCCCGTCCGCGGATACCCCCCTCCCCCTCCTGTTGCGCGGGGGGGCGGGGCATCGCCTATGATGGGCGCGGTTTTTGGCGCGTTCAACACCAGGCAAAGGAGCGGAGGCATGGACGGGAAGCAAACATCAGCAAACGGACGGCGCGGGCATTGGGCCCCGGCGGCTTTGGCGGTCCTCGCCGCGTGCTGCTGCGCGGCGCAGGCGGACAGCTCCCCCGTTTCGGCGTTTGACCCCGGCGCGGTGCGGCTGCTGGACGGGCCATTCAGGCACGCCCAAGACCTGGACGCGGCATATCTGCTGACGCTGGAGCCGGACCGGCTGCTGGCGTGGTTCCGCAAGGACGCCGGACTTGCGCCGAAGGCGGAGCCTTATGGCGGCTGGGAACAGCAGGGCGTGGCGGGGCACTCGGCGGGGCATTACCTCTCGGCCTGCGCGTACATGTTCCAGGCGACGGGGGACGCGCGCTTCCGCGAACGGACGGCATACATGGTGGAGGAACTGGCCCTGTGCCAGGAGGCGAACGGTAACGGCTATGTGGCGGCGATTCCGGGGGGGAAGGAAGTTTTCGAGAAGGTGGCGCGGGGGGAGANNNNNNNNNNCGGACGCACGACTTCGCGCACCGGGCGCGGGGGGAGCTCGCCTCGCAGGGCTTCGACCTGAACGGGTCGTGGGTGCCGTGGTACACGCTGCACAAGCTGCTGGCGGGCCTGCGCGACGTCCACCTGCTCTGCGGGAACGGGAAGGCGCTGGCGGTGGCGCGGGGCCTGGGCGACTGGGCCGAGGAAACGACCAGGAACCTCACGGACGAGCAGTGGCAGAAGATGCTGGCCTGCGAGCACGGCGGCATGAACGAGGTGCTGGCGGACCTGGGCGCGATCACGGGCGAGGCGAAGTATCCGGCCCTCGCGGAGAAGTTTTACCACCGGGCCGTGCTGGACCCGCTGGCGGAGGGCCGCGACGAACTGGAGGGAAAACACGCGAACACGCAGTTCCCCAAGATTATCGGCTGCGAGCGCATCCACCAGTTGACCGGCGCGGAGCCCTTTGCAACGATACCGCCGTTCTTCTGGGAGACCGTCACGCACAGCCACAGCTACGCCACGGGCGGCAACAGCGACGATGAGCATTTCGGCGCGCCGGGGAAACTAAGCGGGCGGCTCGGCGCGAACACCTGCGAGACGTGCAACACGTACAACATGCTGAAACTCACGGGGATGCTGTTCCAGCGGGGGGCGCGCGCCAACTTGGCGGACTACCAGGAGCGCGCCCTGTGGAACCACATCCTCGCCTCGCAGAACCCGGACGATGGCATGGTCCTGTATTACCTGACCCTGAAGCCGGGTGGGCAGAAGACCTTCATGACGCCCTTCGACAGTTTCACCTGCTGCTCGGGCACGGGCATGGAGAACCACGCGCGGTACGGCGTCTCCCTCTATTACCACGACGCGGACGCGCTGTACGTGAACCAGTTCATCGCGTCGGAGGTGAACTGGAAGGAGAAGGGCCTGCGCCTGCGGCTGGACACGGAACTGCCCAAGTCGGGCGCGGTGCGCCTCACCGTCGGCG
Proteins encoded in this region:
- a CDS encoding nucleotidyltransferase domain-containing protein — its product is MTPMQRNKILRAYRAELAETLGGALDAMILYGSHARGEDRADSDMDVLCVIRGPFDYGELIARTSEPTARLSLEYGVVLSRAFVPREAYETHQLPFLMNVRREGITV
- a CDS encoding dehydrogenase gives rise to the protein MAKKLMVVPDKVRKSGTLNLGKIPVNTYSRSIGEEIKSDSGVTLETCLRVYRDMALVREFETMLDNIKKLGAYQGIEYNHAGPAHLSIGQEGAAVGEALCLGVNDHIFGSHRSHGEIIAKGLRAVQDMTGNTLLGMMKGYFNGVPLAVVEKNEPNWEGLSLTPKGKKKPALATCAEEELGVDFLLYGLLAEVFGRETGFNKGMGGSMHAFCLPFGVYPANAIVGGSADIATGAALYKRIRGLEGIVVANIGDASIGCGPVWEALGFSCMAQFKNLWPEHARGGLPIIFNFMDNFYGMGGQPIGETAGFDRLARVGAALNPDNMHAEVVDGNNPLALADAYRRKMEIIRRGDGPVFLDVLCYRQAGHSPSDQSAYRERDEIDLWRAVDPLTEFGGKLVREGLATEAQLQSVREYATRKVTKACRLAVSEQTSPRMVLTPHQGVSQMMFTDEEEKELPGLARKEDLLLPVEENPRTKSIAKKSRSGVAEDGSILKATKAVTFGESLFEVVLHHFANDSRVIAYGEENRDWGGAFAVYQGLTEALPYNRLFNSPISEAAIVGTAVGAAMEGGRPIVELMYCDFMGRAGDEVFNQMPKWQAMSAGLLRLPIVLRVSVGAKYGAQHSQDWTALCAHVPGLKVIFPATPYSAKGLLAAALRGNDPVVFFESQRLYNQVEIFEPGGVPEGYYTLPIGEPAVMKSGGDLTILTFGATLYRAMDAAKRFESEFGVSVEVIDGRTLVPFNYAAVLESVKKTGKVIVASDACERGSYAHTVAGQLTQMAFDDLDAPVCVIGAQNWIVPPAEMEEEYFPQAFSFLDAYHQQIKPLPGYTPVINRTPEEMVALNRRGI
- a CDS encoding Gfo/Idh/MocA family oxidoreductase, whose protein sequence is MSQSDTRPGLSRRDFLRRGAAAAAGAAAFPLIVPGRALGLGGAVSANSRITVGFIGMGKMARGHLGSFLADPECQVLSLCDVERGRLESQAARVNAHYAAASGQGGYSACDVYGDFRALCARPDIDAVVIATPNHWHALNAVEALKNGKDVYLEKPLARTVNEGKALVRAARRYGRILQTGSQQRSDTAFRQACELVRNGRIGGVREVYVNVGGPPQEDNLPPEPVPEGLDWEMWLGPCMWRPYSSVLAPPESFDGWPEWRYYRPFAGGAMTDWGAHHYDIAQWGLGMDGSGPVEVIPPNPDNPEVTRITHVYANGVRMFHGGAGTGAGVEFVGTEGRVRVNRSQFLETEPGRLKHEIIGPNETRLYSSPDHRRNFLEAVRTRREPICPVEVGHRSATVCHLANIAHWLRRPLKWDPVLEEFPDDPEANRLLGRPMRAPWQLI
- a CDS encoding glycoside hydrolase family 95 protein — its product is MTLWYDRPAAQWVEALPVGNGRMGAMVFGGVPEERLQFNEGTLWAGQPHDYAHPGAAQYLPELRRLLFEGKQKEAQDLAMEHFMSEPLRQLPYQAFGDVLLDFGHKGKTKKYRRMLDLDSAAATTVYETGGVRHTREVFASHPARAIVMRLTASKPGKISFEARLTSPHTQAETLSVDGNTAALRGRVADYAFDPGGPAVPGALRFEARLSAVAEGGTVASADGVLRVKNADSVTLYLAAATSYRDFGDVTGDPEAVCAGILAAASGRGHDALRAEHLADHRGLFRRVTLDLGAAPPDLPTDERVRQSSKTPDPQLAALLFQYGRYLLIACSRPGGQPATLQGLWNDSLTPPWDSKYTVNINTEMNYWLAEPGNLSECHLPLFDALEEVALAGANVAREHYGLPGWGLHHNFDLWRGAAPINHSDHGLWPTGGAWLCQHLWWHWLHTGDRDFLRDRAYPLMRGAAEFFAGYLVEDPRSDQKWLISGPSNSPEQGGLVMGPAMDHQIIRGLFADTIAAAEELGVDAEFREQLAALRARIAPNQIGQHGQLQEWLEDKDDPKNDHRHVSHLWALHPGEEITPATPELFDAARQSLLFRGDGGTGWSMAWKVNLWARLGDGDHALKMLGNMLELVESGAKNYRRGGVYPNLFDAHPPFQIDGNFGAAAGIIGMLLQDHEGVLRLLPALPSAWPDGKVTGLRARGGFEVDLEWRGGALKEARVTATRAGETVLAWGETRKPVALAAGETVAWQPEAR
- a CDS encoding glycoside hydrolase family 127 protein; this translates as RTHDFAHRARGELASQGFDLNGSWVPWYTLHKLLAGLRDVHLLCGNGKALAVARGLGDWAEETTRNLTDEQWQKMLACEHGGMNEVLADLGAITGEAKYPALAEKFYHRAVLDPLAEGRDELEGKHANTQFPKIIGCERIHQLTGAEPFATIPPFFWETVTHSHSYATGGNSDDEHFGAPGKLSGRLGANTCETCNTYNMLKLTGMLFQRGARANLADYQERALWNHILASQNPDDGMVLYYLTLKPGGQKTFMTPFDSFTCCSGTGMENHARYGVSLYYHDADALYVNQFIASEVNWKEKGLRLRLDTELPKSGAVRLTVGAEKPVTAALRIRHPYWAAGSVAFLVNGEGAAVSDAPGYAEISREWRDGDTVTFDLPLAMRLEAMPDNPKRVAAFYGPVLLAGDLGTAEEARELPVFVTDGRPVTDWLKPVAGAPLAFRTVGAGRPGEVTFTPFHSFHGRRHLVYLDLYTEAEWQAEESRRRAEEARLRELEARTVDLLKIGEMQPERDHNLTGERTGVGDWQGRKWRHATDGGWFAFDLKVLPETKMELVVTYWGSETGARTFDLLVDGEKMATQTLNMDRPGEFFDVAYPLPMEFTRGKDKVNVKFQGHPGNFAGGAFGVRMMRP